The following proteins are encoded in a genomic region of Mobula hypostoma chromosome 25, sMobHyp1.1, whole genome shotgun sequence:
- the cdc42 gene encoding cell division control protein 42 homolog isoform X2: protein MQTIKCVVVGDGAVGKTCLLISYTTNKFPSEYVPTVFDNYAVTVMIGGEPYTLGLFDTAGQEDYDRLRPLSYPQTDVFLVCFSVVSPSSFENVKEKWVPEITHHCPKTPFLLVGTQIDLRDDSSTIEKLAKNKQKPIILDNAEKLAKDLKAVKYVECSALTQRGLKNVFDEAILAALEPPETQRKRKCCIF, encoded by the exons ATGCAGACTATTAAATGTGTTGTAGTTGGTGATGGTGCTGTTGGTAAAACATGTCTCTTAATCTCTTACACAACAAACAAATTTCCATCAGAGTACGTTCCTACG GTATTTGATAACTATGCTGTGACGGTTATGATTGGAGGTGAACCATATACCTTAGGACTGTTTGACACTGCAG GTCAGGAAGATTATGACCGATTACGACCACTGAGTTATCCACAGACTGATGTTTTCCTTGTGTGCTTTTCTGTTGTGTCACCATCATCATTTGAAAATGTTAAAGAAAAG TGGGTACCTGAGATAACTCATCATTGTCCAAAAACTCCATTCTTGCTGGTTGGGACTCAAATTGATCTAAGGGATGATTCCTCAACCATTGAAAAACTTGCAAAGAACAAACAGAAGCCTATCATCCTGGATAATGCTGAAAAGTTGGCCAAGGACCTGAAAGCAGTCAAATATGTGGAGTGTTCTGCCTTGACACAA AGAGGTCTGAAGAATGTTTTTGATGAGGCTATCCTAGCTGCTCTCGAGCCACCGGAAACTCAAAGGAAGCGGAAATGCTGTATATTTTAA
- the cdc42 gene encoding cell division control protein 42 homolog isoform X1 translates to MQTIKCVVVGDGAVGKTCLLISYTTNKFPSEYVPTVFDNYAVTVMIGGEPYTLGLFDTAGQEDYDRLRPLSYPQTDVFLVCFSVVSPSSFENVKEKWVPEITHHCPKTPFLLVGTQIDLRDDSSTIEKLAKNKQKPIILDNAEKLAKDLKAVKYVECSALTQKGLKNVFDEAILAALEPPEPKKKRRPCSLL, encoded by the exons ATGCAGACTATTAAATGTGTTGTAGTTGGTGATGGTGCTGTTGGTAAAACATGTCTCTTAATCTCTTACACAACAAACAAATTTCCATCAGAGTACGTTCCTACG GTATTTGATAACTATGCTGTGACGGTTATGATTGGAGGTGAACCATATACCTTAGGACTGTTTGACACTGCAG GTCAGGAAGATTATGACCGATTACGACCACTGAGTTATCCACAGACTGATGTTTTCCTTGTGTGCTTTTCTGTTGTGTCACCATCATCATTTGAAAATGTTAAAGAAAAG TGGGTACCTGAGATAACTCATCATTGTCCAAAAACTCCATTCTTGCTGGTTGGGACTCAAATTGATCTAAGGGATGATTCCTCAACCATTGAAAAACTTGCAAAGAACAAACAGAAGCCTATCATCCTGGATAATGCTGAAAAGTTGGCCAAGGACCTGAAAGCAGTCAAATATGTGGAGTGTTCTGCCTTGACACAA AAAGGACTAAAGAATGTATTTGACGAAGCAATATTGGCAGCCCTGGAGCCACCAGAACCTAAGAAGAAACGGCGTCCCTGTTCACTGTTATGA